The following coding sequences lie in one Populus nigra chromosome 15, ddPopNigr1.1, whole genome shotgun sequence genomic window:
- the LOC133674688 gene encoding U-box domain-containing protein 35-like: MASNATADSLFNATSVAIDKDKNSQHAVRWAVDNLASNNSVLVLIHVKHKNHQYQIANGQDGDDADEAHQLFTPYRGYCARKGVRLKEVVLDDIDVARAVADYININLIGNIVFGASGRNVLTRKFKNQDVPTSFMKIAPDFCSVYVITKGKILSTQKAQRTPTYNVPQKTASMPVIPSQSLQDNAELDLDGVRAQSEKGGWRSAEAGGFPLDKVNDPMRGSQSERGRNSISNFSMDSTYLPSSCGRPSTSRVSTSDGSEFSGLFATSIMDSSAQSSDFSVASASNLNESNAVSAKWCSVDTISLDYALQDHLEVEMRRLRLELKQTMEMYSTACKEALSAKQKASELNQWKIDEVRKFEEAKLAGEAALAVAELEKAKCKVAIEAAEKSQKLAELEGQKRKHAEKKAERETEEKNRALNALAHNDVRYRRYTIEEIEEATDKFSPSNKIGEGGYGPVYKGKLDHTPVAIKALRPDAAQGKKQFQQEVEVLSCIRHPHMVLLLGACPEYGILVYEYMDNGSLEDRLLQKHNTPPIPWGIRFKIAAEIATALLFLHQAKPEPLVHRDLKPANILLDSNYVCKISDVGLARLVPLSVADSVTQYHMTSAAGTFCYIDPEYQQTGMLTTRSDIYSLGIMFLQIITAKPPMGLAHQVGRAIERGKFADMLDQTVPDWPVEEALRFAALALKCAELRKKDRPSLATVIVPELNRLRDLGMNTEQQRSKDNHQSREVNSRGRSRSPLSHPLSTSQGRMPNATQENAYRSCGKRTKHGSNQESG; encoded by the exons AAATTGCTAATGGTCAGGATGGTGATGATGCTGATGAGGCGCATCAGCTTTTCACTCCCTACCGTGGATATTGCGCCCGTAAAGGG GTTCGTTTGAAGGAGGTTGTGCTTGATGACATTGATGTTGCTCGGGCAGTTGCGGACTACATCAACATCAATTTAATTGGAAATATTGTGTTTGGTGCATCAGGAAGAAATGTTCTTACAAG GAAATTCAAAAACCAAGATGTGCCAACTAGCTTTATGAAAATTGCCCCAGATTTTTGTTCTGTTTATGTAATCACCAAAGGAAAGATCCTCTCCACCCAAAAAGCACAACGGACGCCTACTTATAATGTCCCACAGAAGACAGCATCCATGCCAGTAATTCCATCTCAAAGTCTACAGGATAATGCTGAACTAGATTTGGATGGAGTTAG GGCACAGTCCGAGAAAGGAGGGTGGAGAAGTGCCGAAGCAGGTGGATTTCCTTTGGACAAGGTCAATGATCCCATGAGAGGATCACAATCTGAGAGAGGCAGAAATTCCATCTCTAATTTCTCTATGGACAGCACTTACCTTCCCTCGTCCTGCGGAAGACCATCAACTTCCCGTGTTTCTACATCTGATGGATCTGAATTTTCAGGATTATTCGCAACATCAATCATGGACAGCTCAGCCCAAAGTTCAGATTTCTCTGTTGCTTCAGCCTCTAATCTGAATGAGTCAAATGCGGTAAGTGCAAAGTGGTGTTCAGTTGATACCA TATCGTTGGATTATGCATTGCAGGACCATTTAGAAGTTGAGATGAGAAGGCTGAGGCTTGAGTTGAAGCAGACCATGGAAATGTATAGCACAGCTTGCAAAGAAGCACTCTCAGCCAAACAGAAG GCTAGTGAACTTAATCAATGGAAGATTGACGAGGTTCGTAAATTTGAGGAAGCCAAGCTCGCAGGAGAGGCAGCCCTTGCCGTGGCAGAGTTGGAGAAGGCTAAGTGCAAAGTTGCCATTGAAGCAGCTGAGAAATCACAGAAACTAGCGGAGTTGGAAggacagaaaagaaaacatgcaGAGAAGAAAGCTGAGCGAGAGACAGAGGAGAAGAATCGTGCTTTAAATGCTTTGGCACATAATGATGTGCGGTACAGAAGATACACAATCGAAGAGATTGAAGAAGCCACGGATAAATTCTCACCATCAAATAAAATTGGTGAAGGAGGATATGGACCTGTGTATAAAGGCAAACTTGATCATACCCCAGTTGCAATCAAGGCTTTAAGACCGGATGCTGCTCAAGGAAAGAAGCAGTTCCAACAGGAG GTTGAGGTTCTCAGCTGCATTAGACACCCACACATGGTCCTTCTTCTTGGTGCCTGCCCTGAGTATGGAATCTTGGTATATGAATACATGGACAACGGAAGCTTGGAAGACAGGCTACTTCAAAAACACAACACCCCTCCAATTCCATGGGGCATACGATTCAAAATAGCTGCTGAGATTGCGACCGCACTTCTGTTCCTCCACCAAGCAAAGCCAGAGCCCCTCGTCCATCGGGACCTTAAACCAGCAAACATTCTTTTGGACAGCAACTATGTGTGCAAAATTAGTGATGTGGGCCTCGCTCGGTTAGTCCCTCTTTCTGTAGCTGATAGTGTCACACAATACCACATGACCTCTGCTGCAGGAACGTTTTGTTATATAGATCCCGAGTATCAACAAACAGGAATGTTAACTACAAGATCAGACATATACTCGTTGGGAATAATGTTTCTCCAAATCATCACAGCCAAGCCTCCGATGGGTCTTGCTCATCAGGTGGGGAGGGCCATTGAAAGAGGAAAATTTGCAGACATGCTTGACCAAACAGTACCAGACTGGCCTGTGGAAGAGGCGTTAAGATTTGCTGCACTGGCATTGAAGTGTGCTGAATTAAGGAAGAAAGACAGGCCAAGTCTTGCCACGGTTATAGTGCCAGAGCTTAACCGGTTGAGAGACCTAGGAATGAACACGGAGCAGCAAAGAAGCAAAGATAATCACCAGAGCCGAGAAGTCAACAGCAGAGGTCGTAGTCGCAGTCCCCTTTCACATCCTCTGTCAACTTCACAGGGAAGGATGCCAAATGCTACTCAG GAGAACGCATACAGGTCTTGTGGAAAGAGAACTAAGCATGGCTCTAACCAAGAAAGCGGATGA